The sequence CAAAATCAGTCTCTATCAAAAGGGTCAGAACCCTCCCGAGTGCTACCACACCTCCCGAGTCTCTGAGATCTTGAATCCGCTTTGCCACCTTCGAGGTGGTGGTGTTAGGTAGGTCAACTATCAAGGTCTTCTCCAAACTCTGCCGTCAACCTCGAGCATCTGCTCTGCTCCTAGCGGCCCCCAGCTCCCAGGGGAGTACTGCTGAGGCTTGGTGTGCTCCTCCCAGAACTTGACGATTGGATCGAGGATCTCCCAGGAGAGCTCAACTTCGCGCTGCCGAGGAAAAAGCGGGGGCTCTCCCAAGAGCACGTCCAGTATCAAACGCTCATAGGCCTCGGGGCTGTCCTCTGTGAAAGCATGACCGTAGCCAAAGTCCATGGTGACATCGCGCACCTGCATCGCGGGTCCCGGAACCTTTGAGCCAAACCTGGTTGTGACACCCTCGTTGGGTTGCACGCGAATCACCAGTGCATTTTCACCAAGTAGCGCCGTTTGAGATTCTGCAAAGAGCTTCTGCGGAGCGCGCTTAAAGACAATCGCAATCTCGGTGACTCTCCTGCCAAGCCGCTTGCCGGCTCGCAGATAAAAAGGAACTCCCTGCCAGCGCGGGTTATCCACATCCAAGCGCATCGCAGCATAGGTCTCCGACTTACTCGAGGGGTTGGCACCTTCTTCTGACAAAAAACCAAGCACCTCCTCGCCGCCCTGCCAGCCGCCGGAGTACTGACCGGTCGCGGTGTGTTTGGCTAAATCTTTCGGCAGTCTCACAGCTGCTAACACTTTTTCTTTTTCGTGCCTCAAATCGGCAGCGTCAAAGCTCTCAGGTTCCTCCATGGCAGTGAGCGCGAGAAGTTGCAGCAAGTGATTTTGAATCACGTCGCGCGCCGCGCCTATGCCGTCGTAATAACCAGCTCTAGACCCGATGCCGATATCCTCGGCCATAGTAATTTGCACGTGATCGACATATTTAGAGTTCCAAAGTGGCTCGAACATCTGATTGGCGAACCTAAGTGCAAGAATATTCTGCACGGTCTCTTTTCCTAAGTAGTGGTCGATTCTAAATACCGAATCAGCCGGAAAGACTCGCTCCACTACCTCGTTGAGCTCTTTCGCGGTTTTTAGGTCGGAGCCGAAGGGTTTTTCAATAACCACCCGGCGGAATTCTCCAGCTGCCGCCCTTGCCAGACCACTTCGCTCAAGCTGATTAATTACTAACGGAAAGTCGCGCGGTGGGATGGATAGGTAAAAAGTGTGGTTTCCGGCGGTGCCTCGCACTCGGTCTAGCTCTGCTACCGTCTCGCGTAATTGATCAAATGCCAATGGATCATAATGCTGGCCGGATACAAAGCGAATCCCTTTAGCAAGCTGTTGCCAGACCTCCTCGGACCAAGGAGTTCGAGAATGACTCTTCACTGCATCGTGAACTACCTTCTCAAAGTCTTCTCGACTCCAGTCACGCCGAGCAAAGCCGACAAGCGAGAAAGCCGGTGGCAGTAAACCTCGATTGGCCAGATCGTAAATTGCTGGCATTAGTTTTTTGCGAGATAAGTCTCCGGTCACCCCGAACAGAATCAGACCGGAAGGTCCAGCAATCTTTTGGATCCTGCGGTCGGAAAAATCGCTTAGCGGGTTAGTACTCACTTACCAATAACCTGCACAAGTCTTGCAAGATCGGACAGTGGTTCTTCAAAATCCAAAGTCAGAACCGGCAAGCCGTTTTCAGCCAAAACCCTGGCGTCTCCTTGAGCCTGCGAGGAGATCAGATTGCCGAATGTGAAGGGTCTGCCCTCGATTTCAAGATCCATGCCGTGGTTCCCGGTAATAATTAGAAAGACGCCCTGCCTTGGGCCACCCTTGTGATATTGGCCGGTGGAATGTAAAAAACGCGGGCCCCAACCGAAAGTTACGGGTACCAAGGTCCTTGCGGCCATCAAGTCTCTGAGATCAACAAATTGCGGATACTCCGGGCGATTCAGGTAAACCTGAATAGCAACGTAGCTACCTTCTTGGATTTTTTCGAGCAACTCGTCAACCGCGCTTTTAAGGGTGCTGCCGACTAATTCAAAACCGAAGGACTTGGCGGAAATGCCGCCATCAACAAAATCGGCCTCCACATTTATCGTGGGGGAGTCCAGAAGAGCTCGAGATGCAATTTTGGCCGATTCAACATTGGGTTGGTCGAAGGGGTTTATTTGCATCAGATAACCCGCGATTACGGTGGCATACTCCCACAGTAAAAACAGCTCGCCGAGATTTCCCGAGAACGTGATGTCCTCAATGCCAGGAGCTAAGGAAGAAAACTTTATCAACAACGTGTCGCTACCAAGATTTTTTATCTCCGGGGCGCTTGCTGTCAAAGCCACGGGTAAAATTCCCTTTTGTTCTTTGCCAGTTGATTCGGCTACTAACTGCTCAACCCAATCACCAAAACCAGCCAAGCCATCTGATTCAATCAAAAATTTATCTTTATTGCCATTCACTCCAGGGCTTCTAGCCAGCGCGGCCCCGAGCCAAAGACCAGGGTTGTCAAGCGAGTCCGAAACCAAAGTCGGATTCGATCTTGCCGCCGAAGCAATCAACCCGGCTATGTCAGCACCGGCCAAGCCTGAGGGCACCAGCCCAAAAGCGGTCAGCGCCGAATACCTGCCGCCAACATTTGGATCCGCATTAAAAACTCGGTAACCCGCCTCACGTGAATCGAGATCAAGCGGGGAGCCCGGGTCGGTCACAATCACAATTCTGGTCTTTGGATCAATACCTGCGCTCCGAAAAGCGGTTTCAAACGCACGCTTCTGACTGTCAGTCTCTAGAGTAGAGCCTGACTTTGAAGACACCACCACAACTGTCGTGGCAAGTTGATTCAGAGCGGCGGCCACCTGGTCTGGGGCGGTTGAATCAAGCACAGTGAGCGCCACATTAGAGGTCTTGGTTATTACCTCGGGCGCAAGAGACGAACCCCCCATCCCACAAAGCACGACCCTATTCAGGCCCAAAGCTCTGAATTCATCGCGCAAAATTAGAATTTCAGGAATCAGCTCGAGCGAGGTTTCGCTAGATTCGACCCAACCCAATCGATTACGAGCTTCCGATTCAGCGGCGCTTCCCCAAATGCTCGAGTCCTTTGCTCTGATTCGGGAGGCTATTGAATCTCCAATGAGGCCTTTGACTGTCTCTAAGAGTTGGTTTTCTAACTGCTTTGAGAGCTGTAACTTCAATTGGATTCCTTTAAAGCTTGCTCCACGGTTGCAACTAGCTCATCCCAAGAAACGATGAACTTTTCAACGCCTTCTTTTTCTAGCAACTCGGTAACATCGTCAAAATCGACTCCGGCATCGGAGAGTTTTTTCATGAATGCCACGGCTGACTCAACTTGGTTGCGGATTGAGTCATCCGGAATAATGCCGTGCTCAAAGGTCGCCATCATGGTCTTTTCTGGCATCGTGTTTACTAGGTCCGGAGACACCAGCTGGGTCACATACAGAGTGTCATCAAGAGTTGGGTCCTTGACTCCAGTTGAGGCCATCAGCGGTCGCTGCAGTCGAGCTCCGAGGTCACTGAGCTTCTGCCAGTCAGCGCTAGAGAATCGGTCTAGAAATAACTGGTAGGCGAGTCTGGCGTTAGCCAGGGCAGCCTGAGACTTTAGTTCTTCTCGACCAAGGGCCTCAAGTCTTTTATCAACCTCGGTGTCGACCCGAGAGACAAAGAAGGACGCCACCGAATGAATCTTGGCCAGATTCTTGCCTTCGGAATGGGCCTTTTTTAGGCCGGCAAAATAGGCATCTATGACTTGGTTATAGCGAAGCGTCGAAAAAATCAAAGTAACGTTCACGCTGATTCCGGCTGCGGTCACTGCTTCAATTGCCTCGAGTCCCGCCTTAGTCGCAGGGATCTTGATCATTACGTTCTCGCGCCCAACCAGCTCGTAGAGCTCTAGCGCCTGCTTGATAGTGCCCTTCGCATCATGGGCGAGCTTCGGTTCCACCTCAATTGAAACTCGACCATCAACCCCGTTTGATTGCTCATAAACCTCCAAAAAGATATCGCATGCTGCGGCGACATCGCTCGAGGTAATGTTTGCAATCGCCGTGCTTGCATCGTGGCCGGCCATAGCTTCTGAGGCAATGGCCTCGTGGTAGCTCGCACCCTTGAGTGCGGCCGCGAAAATGGTGGGGTTGGTGGTCACCCCGCGCACGCTGTATTCGCTGATCATCTTGGCAAGGTTCCCAGATTGAATTCGCTCACGAGATAGATCGTCTAGCCAGATGGAAACGCCGTTTTGAGTCAGGGTCTTTAGTGGATTAGTCATTTATTCTCTCCTTCAAAAAGCTTTGTGCCGGCCGCAACGACGGCTTCGGTGGTGATTCCAAACTCTTGATAAAGGGTTTGGTAGTCGGCAGATGCTCCGTAGTGATCAATCCCGATGCTGATACCGGCATCGCCGACAATTCCGCGCCAGCCAATAGTTAAGCCTGCTTCGATAGATACTCGAGCAGTGACCGACTTTGGTAGAACCTGATTTCTGTATTCAGTAGATTGCTCATCGAACCACTCAACACAAGGCATTGAAACCACCCGCGTAGATATCCCCTGGGCCTCGAGTGTTTCCCGAGCGGCCACAGCGAATTGAACCTCACTGCCGGAAGCAACCAAAATCAAATCGAGCTTCGGTTTTGACCCGTCGACTAGAACATAACCGCCCTTGGAAACCTCACTGGCTTGTGCATAGCCGTTTCCACGAGGAAGTACTGGAAGGTTCTGACGAGTCAAAATCATTCCCGCGGGTCCTGATTTGCGCCTGAGTACCTGCAACCAGGCGTGTGAGGTTTCATTGGCATCGGCCGGTCTGACTACCGCGAGATTTGGTATTGCTCGAAGGACAGTTAGGTGCTCAACGGGCTGATGGGTGGGGCCATCTTCGCCAAGAGCGACCGAGTCGTGAGTCCAGACGTAAATTGCCGGGACTCCCATAAGCGCTGCCAAACGAACTGCTGGCCGCATGTAGTCCGAGAACACTAGAAATGTGCCGCCAAAAACCCTGGTGTGACCAGACAGGGTGATACCCGAAAGGATCGCGCCCATGGCGTGCTCGCGCACCCCAAAGTGCAAGATGCGCCCAGCGGCTTTGGGGGTCCAAGCCGAAACCTGATACTTGGATGGCACAAAAGATCCGCCATCTTCGATGGAGGTATTATTTGACTCCGCTAGATCGGCAGACCCGCCCCATAATTCGGGCATAATTTTGGCTATTGCATTAATTACCTTGCCGGAAGCGGCTCGAGTGGCAATCTCAGTCCCAGGCTCAAACGCTGGCAAGACCGCTTCCAAGCCTTCCGGCAATTCATCCTTTAGGAGTCTTGCAAAGAGCTTGGCACCCTCGGGATTTGCCTCGCCCCAAGCGTCAAAGCTCTTCTGCCAATGAATTCTCTCCGCAGCGCCTTTTGCAACCAGCTTGCGGGTGTGTTCCAGCACTTGGGCAGAGACCTCGAAATTCTTTTCGGGGTCAAAGCCCAACGCAACCTTGAGTCCGGCGAGCTCTTCAGCCCCGAGCTTGGAACCGTGGATTTTTCCAGTGTTCTGTTTGGTAGGCGAAGGCCAGCCAATTATTGTGCGAAGTGTTATGAAGGTTGGCTGCTCAGTATTTGCCTTGGCTTTTTTTATTGCCTCAAAAAGGGCGTGAACGTCCTCTTGATAGGCTCCGTTGTTTCTCCAGTCAACCTCAATAGTTTCCCAACCGTAGGCGCGATAACGCATAGCCACATCCTCGGTGAAACTGATGTCCGTGTCGTCCTCAATGGAAATCTGATTTGCGTCATAAATAACCACTAGATTGCCCAGCCCCAAATGTCCGGCAATAGAGGCAGCCTCGGCACTCACGCCCTCTTGCACATCCCCGTCTCCGGCAATCACATACACAAAATGGTCAAAGGGAGATGAACCGGCTGGTGTGTCGTTGTCAAAAAGTTCGCGCTCGAAGCGTTGCGACATTGCAAAACCCGTTGCGGATGCAATGCCTTGACCTAGCGGCCCCGTGGTGATTTCCACCCCGTGAGTGTGGCCAAATTCGGGATGGCCTGGAGTCTTGGAACCCCAAGTGCGAAGAGCTTCGATGTCGGCTTTCTCCAACCCAAAACCGCCCATGAAGAGCTGATTGTAGATTGTTAGTGAAGAGTGTCCTACAGAGAGGATGAAACGATCACGACCGGCCCATTGGTCATCCTTGGGATCGTGACGCATGACCTTCTGAAAGAGCAAATAGGCAGCTGGTGCCAAGCTGATAGCAGTGCCGGGGTGTCCGTTACCCACTTTTTCTACGGCGTCTGCGGCTAGTACTTTTGCCGTTTTTACCGCCAGGTCATCGAGCTCATTCCATTCTAACAATTGAGAATTCCTTACTTTTTTTGGTTTTTCAAAAGGGGGATTTAAGAGGCCACAGTGCCCCAAGCTTTGAGGGAAGTCTATACCTTGGGAAATTCTCAGCATCTGGGAGTTAGACTTATTTCACAATGGCTCTAGACACTCAAACCCCGGCTCGCAGGAGCTTTCTAACCAAGCTGCGAGCTTATTTCGCGCTCACCAAGCCGAGGGTTATCGAGTTGCTGCTGATTGCGACCGTGCCAACCATGATTTTGGCAGCTCAAGGCATTCCATCTGTTTGGCTAGTACTGGCCACCCTGGTCGGGGGAGCACTCAGTGCTGGGAGCGCCAACTCCTTTAACTGCTACATCGATAGAGATATCGACAAGGTGATGAATCGAACCAAAAAGCGACCCTTGGTGACTGGTGAGCTTACCGATAAGGAAGCTCTGCGGTTTGCTTGGGCGCTGGGGGTCATTTCAATAATCTGGCTCGCGGTGTTGGTAAATCCGCTCTCCGCAGTTCTTTCGCTGATTGCAATTTTGTTTTACGTGTTCGTTTACACGCTCGGCTTAAAGCGCCGCACGCCGCAGAACATAGTTTGGGGAGGAGCGGCGGGCGCTGTTCCAGTTCTAATCGGCTGGGCCGCAGTGACCAATGAAATTTCCCCGGCTGCCTGGGTGCTTTTTTTCATTATTTTCTTGTGGACTCCGCCGCACTACTGGCCACTGTCCATGAGGTACCTAGAGGATTATAAAAAAGCAGGAGTGCCGATGCTCCCCGTTGTGGCAAAAAATGAGCTGGTAGGCCGCCAAATCATTCTCTACGCCTGGGCCTATTTGGCTGCCACCTTGCTACTGATCCCGGTGGCAAACATGGGATTGATTTACTCGATCACAGCGGTTGTCGCGGGCACCTGGTTTACCTGGGAGTCACACAAGCTCTACAACGAAGCAAGGGTTCGAATTCCCCAGAACCCGATGCGGCTATTTCACGGATCGATAACACATTTAACGCTGCTATTTCTAGCGATTGCGATTGATCCGCTTTTGTACTTCAGCTTCTAATTCCTAACCTTTATTTCCTCTAGCCTCGCCAGAGACTCGTTGCGCTCAGTTGCGTGATCAAGAATCGGGGCCGGGTAGCCTTGCGCCAAACCGTCGATTAAAAGCCAGGGTTCGTGAACCTGGCCGCCAGAGATGTGCTCGAGCTCATGGACGAACCTCCGAACGTAATCTCCGTTGGGGTCAAATTTTTTACCCTGCAAAATCGGATTAAAAACCCGGTAATAAGGGGATGCGTCCGTTCCGGAACCTGCCGTCCACTGCCAACCGTGAGCATTTGAAGCTGGATCGAAGTCGGTCAAGTGTTTTTCAAACCAATCGGCCCCAACTTGCCATTCAAAATGAAGGTCCTTGACCAAGAAGCTAGCGACCATCATGCGAGCCCGATTGTGCATCCAACCCGTGGTAAC is a genomic window of Candidatus Aquiluna sp. UB-MaderosW2red containing:
- a CDS encoding heme o synthase, which encodes MALDTQTPARRSFLTKLRAYFALTKPRVIELLLIATVPTMILAAQGIPSVWLVLATLVGGALSAGSANSFNCYIDRDIDKVMNRTKKRPLVTGELTDKEALRFAWALGVISIIWLAVLVNPLSAVLSLIAILFYVFVYTLGLKRRTPQNIVWGGAAGAVPVLIGWAAVTNEISPAAWVLFFIIFLWTPPHYWPLSMRYLEDYKKAGVPMLPVVAKNELVGRQIILYAWAYLAATLLLIPVANMGLIYSITAVVAGTWFTWESHKLYNEARVRIPQNPMRLFHGSITHLTLLFLAIAIDPLLYFSF
- the tkt gene encoding transketolase — its product is MLEWNELDDLAVKTAKVLAADAVEKVGNGHPGTAISLAPAAYLLFQKVMRHDPKDDQWAGRDRFILSVGHSSLTIYNQLFMGGFGLEKADIEALRTWGSKTPGHPEFGHTHGVEITTGPLGQGIASATGFAMSQRFERELFDNDTPAGSSPFDHFVYVIAGDGDVQEGVSAEAASIAGHLGLGNLVVIYDANQISIEDDTDISFTEDVAMRYRAYGWETIEVDWRNNGAYQEDVHALFEAIKKAKANTEQPTFITLRTIIGWPSPTKQNTGKIHGSKLGAEELAGLKVALGFDPEKNFEVSAQVLEHTRKLVAKGAAERIHWQKSFDAWGEANPEGAKLFARLLKDELPEGLEAVLPAFEPGTEIATRAASGKVINAIAKIMPELWGGSADLAESNNTSIEDGGSFVPSKYQVSAWTPKAAGRILHFGVREHAMGAILSGITLSGHTRVFGGTFLVFSDYMRPAVRLAALMGVPAIYVWTHDSVALGEDGPTHQPVEHLTVLRAIPNLAVVRPADANETSHAWLQVLRRKSGPAGMILTRQNLPVLPRGNGYAQASEVSKGGYVLVDGSKPKLDLILVASGSEVQFAVAARETLEAQGISTRVVSMPCVEWFDEQSTEYRNQVLPKSVTARVSIEAGLTIGWRGIVGDAGISIGIDHYGASADYQTLYQEFGITTEAVVAAGTKLFEGENK
- the zwf gene encoding glucose-6-phosphate dehydrogenase, translating into MSTNPLSDFSDRRIQKIAGPSGLILFGVTGDLSRKKLMPAIYDLANRGLLPPAFSLVGFARRDWSREDFEKVVHDAVKSHSRTPWSEEVWQQLAKGIRFVSGQHYDPLAFDQLRETVAELDRVRGTAGNHTFYLSIPPRDFPLVINQLERSGLARAAAGEFRRVVIEKPFGSDLKTAKELNEVVERVFPADSVFRIDHYLGKETVQNILALRFANQMFEPLWNSKYVDHVQITMAEDIGIGSRAGYYDGIGAARDVIQNHLLQLLALTAMEEPESFDAADLRHEKEKVLAAVRLPKDLAKHTATGQYSGGWQGGEEVLGFLSEEGANPSSKSETYAAMRLDVDNPRWQGVPFYLRAGKRLGRRVTEIAIVFKRAPQKLFAESQTALLGENALVIRVQPNEGVTTRFGSKVPGPAMQVRDVTMDFGYGHAFTEDSPEAYERLILDVLLGEPPLFPRQREVELSWEILDPIVKFWEEHTKPQQYSPGSWGPLGAEQMLEVDGRVWRRP
- the tal gene encoding transaldolase, translated to MTNPLKTLTQNGVSIWLDDLSRERIQSGNLAKMISEYSVRGVTTNPTIFAAALKGASYHEAIASEAMAGHDASTAIANITSSDVAAACDIFLEVYEQSNGVDGRVSIEVEPKLAHDAKGTIKQALELYELVGRENVMIKIPATKAGLEAIEAVTAAGISVNVTLIFSTLRYNQVIDAYFAGLKKAHSEGKNLAKIHSVASFFVSRVDTEVDKRLEALGREELKSQAALANARLAYQLFLDRFSSADWQKLSDLGARLQRPLMASTGVKDPTLDDTLYVTQLVSPDLVNTMPEKTMMATFEHGIIPDDSIRNQVESAVAFMKKLSDAGVDFDDVTELLEKEGVEKFIVSWDELVATVEQALKESN
- a CDS encoding glucose-6-phosphate isomerase; translated protein: MQLKLQLSKQLENQLLETVKGLIGDSIASRIRAKDSSIWGSAAESEARNRLGWVESSETSLELIPEILILRDEFRALGLNRVVLCGMGGSSLAPEVITKTSNVALTVLDSTAPDQVAAALNQLATTVVVVSSKSGSTLETDSQKRAFETAFRSAGIDPKTRIVIVTDPGSPLDLDSREAGYRVFNADPNVGGRYSALTAFGLVPSGLAGADIAGLIASAARSNPTLVSDSLDNPGLWLGAALARSPGVNGNKDKFLIESDGLAGFGDWVEQLVAESTGKEQKGILPVALTASAPEIKNLGSDTLLIKFSSLAPGIEDITFSGNLGELFLLWEYATVIAGYLMQINPFDQPNVESAKIASRALLDSPTINVEADFVDGGISAKSFGFELVGSTLKSAVDELLEKIQEGSYVAIQVYLNRPEYPQFVDLRDLMAARTLVPVTFGWGPRFLHSTGQYHKGGPRQGVFLIITGNHGMDLEIEGRPFTFGNLISSQAQGDARVLAENGLPVLTLDFEEPLSDLARLVQVIGK